Proteins encoded by one window of Electrophorus electricus isolate fEleEle1 chromosome 17, fEleEle1.pri, whole genome shotgun sequence:
- the dgat2 gene encoding diacylglycerol O-acyltransferase 2, whose protein sequence is MKTLLAAYSGVNKGTGSSLLSALLELASSPWLSRPKLVKHLQVVAVLQFIVSFLTMGFVCTVLMVYLFFTDCWLIPAVYAAWLIFDWNTPKQGGRRSSWVRNWTVWTYFRDYFPIRLIKTHDLLPSRNYVFGYHPHGIFCFGAFCNFSTEATGFSKKFPGIRPSLATLAGNFRLPVLRDYIMFAGICPVNRNSIDYLLARNGTGNAVVIVVGGAAESLDCVPGQNCVTLKNRKGFVKLALQKGADLVPVYSFGENEAYHQVIFEEGSWRRYLQRKLQKLLGFAPCLFHGCGFFSSESWGMVPYCKPINTVVGEPITVPKVEEPTPDIVDMYHDMYIRSLTELFDKYKTRFGLEETESLLIQ, encoded by the exons ATGAAGACGTTACTCGCCGCATACTCCGGCGTGAATAAAG GCACAGGGTCCAGCCTCCTGTCAGCCCTGCTGGAGCTGGCCTCCTCTCCTTGGCTGTCTCGCCCCAAGCTGGTGAAGCACCTGCAGGTGGTGGCTGTGCTGCAGTTCATCGTCTCTTTCCTGACCATGG GCTTTGTGTGCACCGTGCTAATGGTTTACCTGTTCTTCACCGACTGCTGGTTGATCCCTGCCGTCTACGCGGCCTGGCTCATCTTCGACTGGAACACCCCTAAACAAG GAGGACGCAGGTCATCCTGGGTGAGGAACTGGACGGTGTGGACGTACTTCAGAGACTACTTTCCCATCAGG CTCATCAAGACCCATGATTTACTCCCCAGCCGGAACTACGTCTTCGGTTACCATCCCCACGGGATCTTTTGCTTCGGCGCCTTCTGTAACTTTTCCACAGAGGCAACGGGATTTTCCAAGAAGTTTCCTGGAATCAGGCCGTCCTTGGCCACACTCGCCGGAAACTTCCGTCTGCCTGTGCTCAGGGACTATATCATGTTTGCAG GTATCTGCCCAGTGAACCGCAACTCCATCGACTACCTCCTGGCTCGGAACGGGACGGGGAACGCCGTGGTCATCGTTGTGGGGGGTGCTGCGGAATCGCTGGACTGCGTGCCGGGACAGAACTGCGTGACTCTCAAGAACCGCAAAGGCTTTGTGAAACTAGCTCTCCAGAAagg AGCTGACCTGGTGCCCGTGTACTCATTCGGGGAGAACGAGGCGTATCATCAGGTGATCTTTGAGGAGGGCTCCTGGCGCAGGTACCTTCAGCGGAAGCTACAGAAGCTGCTGGGCTTTGCCCCCTGTCTCTTCCATGGCTGCGGCTTCTTCTCCTCTGAGTCCTGGGGTATGGTGCCCTACTGCAAGCCCATCAACACCGTCG ttgGAGAACCCATCACTGTGCCGAAGGTCGAGGAGCCGACCCCGGACATTGTGGACATGTATCATGACATGTACATCAGATCGCTCACCGAGCTCTTCGACAAATACAAGACGCGCTTCGGCCTGGAGGAGACCGAATCCCTGCTTATCCAGTGA